DNA from Microbacterium sp. SORGH_AS_0969:
GTCAGGTGCAGGCCAAGAAGGCCGAGATCGAGCTCGCCGAGGCGAAGGCCCGACTCGAGGTCGCCCGCCTCGAGAACGCCCGCGACCGTGATCTCGTGAAAGAGCAGCGCGCTGCCGCCCTCGAACTCGCGCGGGCGGAACGCGCCGCCGCCGTGCACGTCGCTCGTGCCGAGCGCGCCGCGGCTCTCGAGAAGGCCCGTGCCGAACGCGAGGTGGCCATCGAGCGGGCCCGCGCCGAGCGCGCCGCGGCGGTTGCCCACCCCGAAGCGCGTCGTGCCAAGGCTCGTCGCCGCTTCCGTCTCGGCACCTCCGTCTTCGCGCTCGCGGGCGTGATCGCGGCCGTTGCCGGAACCGTGATGGCCGTCGCCGGTGGGGGACCTGTTCTCCTCATCGCGGGTTCGACCGGGGTCGTGGCATCCGTTCTCCTTCTCCGTCGTCTCGCGGTCGTGGCCTCTCGCGGCGTCGCTCGCCCGGCGGTCGTCGCCGAGGAGCGCGTGGCAGCGGTGGTGCAGGACTTCGCTCCGGCGGCTCCTGCTCCGCGTCAGACCTGGACGCCGCGCGAGCTCCCGCGGCCGCTCGTCGCCTCGGCCGGCTCGCGCGCTGCGGCTGTCGTCGACGAACAGCTCGCCCGCGAGGCCCTGCGTGCCGCCGCCCGCGAAGAGGCCGCCCGCGAGATCGCCGCTGCCCAGGCTCCGACCCCGATCGAGACCGCGCGTCCGGCGGCTGCTCCCTCGCCGTACGCGGCGATGGGATACGTCGACGACACCGAGATCGAGGACCACGTTCGCCGACTGCTCGAGCGTCGCGCGTCGGGTCAGTGACAGGCCGCATGCCGCCCTCGGCATGACGCGCCCGGGCGGTCGGCTCCGCGCGGGCGTCGGGCTCGCGGCGTGATAGTGTTGTGGAGTTGTCCGGGCCTGTGGCGCAGTTGGTAGCGCGCCTCGTTCGCATCGAGGAGGTCAGGGGTTCGAATCCCCTCAGGTCCACCAGATAGCCAAGAAGAACCCCGCTCCGGCGGGGG
Protein-coding regions in this window:
- a CDS encoding large exoprotein; translated protein: MGGQVLGGGVIVFVAVALWLVYLLPSWQSRHRFTSAERNAVRLNQALRVLAETAETPREVHLELTARTAHQQQKIARQVQAKKAEIELAEAKARLEVARLENARDRDLVKEQRAAALELARAERAAAVHVARAERAAALEKARAEREVAIERARAERAAAVAHPEARRAKARRRFRLGTSVFALAGVIAAVAGTVMAVAGGGPVLLIAGSTGVVASVLLLRRLAVVASRGVARPAVVAEERVAAVVQDFAPAAPAPRQTWTPRELPRPLVASAGSRAAAVVDEQLAREALRAAAREEAAREIAAAQAPTPIETARPAAAPSPYAAMGYVDDTEIEDHVRRLLERRASGQ